A window from Peromyscus eremicus chromosome 1, PerEre_H2_v1, whole genome shotgun sequence encodes these proteins:
- the Cwf19l1 gene encoding CWF19-like protein 1: MAQQPLRLLACGDVEGKFDVLFNRVRTIQKKSGNFDLLLCVGNFFGSTQDAEWEEYKTGHKKAPIQTYVLGANNQETVQYFQDADGYELAENITYLGRKGVFTGSSGLQIAYLSGTESLDEPVPSYSFSSKDVSSLRTMLCSASQFKGVDILLTSPWPKYVGSFGNSSGEVDTKKCGSALVSSLAASLKPRYHFAALEKSYYERLPYRNHVVLQESAQHATRFIALANVGNLEKKKYLYAFSIVPMKLMAVAELVKQPPDVTENPYRESGKEAAVGKQIPAPQEEPACQFFFDLNEKHGRKRSSTGRDNKPPQAKQPRRPPQPPGPCWFCLASPEVEKHLVVNIGTHCYLALAKGGLSDDHVLILPIGHYQSVVELSAEVVEEVEKYKATLKRFFKSRGKRCVLFERNYRSHHLQLQVIPVPLSCCVTDDIKEAFITQAQEQQIELLEIPEHSDIKQIAQPGAAYFYVELDTGEKLFHRIKKNFPLQFGREVLASEAILNIPDKADWRQCQVSKEEEETLARRFRKDFEPFDFTLDD, translated from the exons ATGGCTCAGCAGCCGCTGCGTCT GTTGGCTTGTGGCGATGTTGAAGGAAAGTTTGATGTTTTATTCAATAGAGTTCGAACAATTCAGAAGAAAAGTGGGAACTTTGAC CTGCTGTTGTGTGTAGGAAATTTCTTTGGCTCTACCCAAGATGCTGAGTGGGAGGAATATAAGACTGGCCACAAGAAAG ctcctattcagacgtATGTACTTGGTGCCAACAACCAGGAGACAGTACAGTATTTCCAGGATGCTGATGGGTATGAATTAGCTGAAAACATCACTTACCTGG GTCGAAAAGGTGTCTTCACTGGAAGCTCGGGGCTGCAGATTGCGTATCTCAGTGGGACAGAGTCCTTAGATGAACCAGTCCCAAGTTACAGTTTTAGTTCCAAGGACGTTTCTTCTCTGAGAACAATGCTGTGTTCGGCATCCCAGTTTAAGGGTGTTGATATCTTGCTCACGTCCCCATGGCCCAAGTATGTGGGGAGCTTTGGGAATTCTTCT GGAGAAGTGGATACAAAAAAATGTGGCTCAGCTTTGGTCTCCAGTCTTGCTGCAAGCTTGAAACCAAGGTATCACTTTGCTGCTTTGGAAAAGTCATATTACGAGAGACTTCCGTACCG AAACCATGTTGTTCTACAAGAAAGCGCACAGCATGCCACCCGCTTCATAGCGCTGGCGAATGTTGGgaatctggaaaagaaaaag tATCTTTATGCATTCAGTATTGTTCCCATGAAGCTAATGGCTGTAGCAGAACTGGTAAAGCAGCCTCCGGATGTCACTGAGAATCCTTACCGAGAATCTGGAAAGGAAGCAGCTGTAGGAAAACAAATTCCTGCCCCTCAG GAAGAACCTGCCTGTCAGTTCTTCTTCGATTTGAATGAAAAGCATGGAAGGAAGCGGTCATCCACAGGCAGAGATAACAAGCCTCCTCAGGCCAAGCAGCCTCGCAGACCTC CTCAGCCTCCAGGACCTTGTTGGTTTTGCCTTGCCAGCCCTGAAGTGGAAAAGCATTTGGTGGTCAACATTGGCACACAT TGCTACCTCGCCCTGGCTAAAGGAGGCTTGTCTGATGACCATGTCCTCATCCTGCCTATTGGACACTACCAGTCAGTTGTGGAGCTCTCGGCAGAGGTGGTGGAAGAGGTGGAGAAGTATAAGGCTACTCTGAAACGCTTCTTTAAGAGTCGAGGGAAGCGCTGTGTTCTATTTGAAAGAAATTATAGGAGCCATCACCTCCAGCTTCAG GTCATTCCTGTGCCCCTCAGCTGCTGTGTTACAGATGACATTAAAGAAGCCTTCATTACCCAGGCCCAGGAGCAACAGATAGAGCTGTTGGAGATTCCAGAGCACTCAGACATCAAGCAG ATTGCACAGCCAGGAGCAGCGTATTTTTATGTTGAACTCGACACAGGAGAAAAGCTTTTCCAcagaattaaaaagaattttcctttgcaatttggaag